A genomic stretch from Syntrophales bacterium includes:
- a CDS encoding ATP-binding protein: MNRISIEGWEPTRHDYHQLFRKVPCYISIQNPELRIIQTNDLFRQDFGKRIGELCYEVYKRKAAPCPECPVAKTFRDGQIHVSEEQVITRDGSEAFVIVYTSPLRNEGGDIVAVMEMSTNITSVKRLQTELTMMGHTVATMAHGIKNILTGLDGGIYVVNSGLNKKDQKETLKGWDIVQRNVARIAGLVKDILYCAKKREHELGLINPNQVVQEVFDLFRETAGREKIGMTTDTDPQLGPILLNAEDLHTILSNLVHNALDACKFDANRKDHRVIVKTCLEGPIAIFEVSDNGPGLPQGWENYVFTEVLSTKERYGTGLGLLVTKKIVDELGGQITVSSHPDEGTTFRVSFPMKPIVHCSPASSKQMLTR; encoded by the coding sequence ATGAATCGGATCAGCATCGAGGGATGGGAACCGACCCGACACGATTATCACCAGCTCTTTCGGAAAGTTCCCTGTTACATTTCTATACAAAATCCTGAATTGCGTATCATTCAGACCAACGACCTGTTTCGCCAGGATTTTGGCAAGCGGATAGGGGAGCTATGTTACGAGGTTTATAAGAGAAAAGCGGCCCCCTGCCCCGAATGCCCGGTAGCTAAGACATTCAGAGACGGTCAGATCCATGTGAGCGAAGAACAGGTGATTACCCGCGATGGTAGCGAGGCCTTTGTCATCGTCTATACCAGTCCTCTGCGGAATGAGGGGGGAGATATCGTGGCGGTGATGGAAATGTCCACCAACATCACCTCTGTCAAACGTCTGCAAACCGAGCTGACCATGATGGGACATACGGTGGCCACCATGGCACACGGCATCAAAAACATCCTTACCGGTCTCGATGGTGGAATCTACGTGGTAAATTCAGGGCTGAATAAAAAAGACCAAAAGGAGACCTTAAAAGGGTGGGATATCGTGCAGCGCAATGTAGCCCGGATTGCCGGCCTGGTAAAGGATATACTTTACTGTGCCAAAAAGCGTGAACATGAGCTTGGCCTCATCAATCCGAATCAGGTGGTTCAGGAGGTCTTCGACCTTTTTCGCGAAACGGCAGGGCGGGAAAAAATCGGGATGACGACAGATACTGACCCACAGCTTGGTCCGATATTGCTTAACGCTGAGGACCTGCACACCATTCTGAGTAACCTGGTCCACAATGCCCTGGATGCCTGCAAGTTCGATGCAAACCGGAAAGACCATCGGGTAATAGTAAAGACCTGCCTGGAGGGACCGATAGCGATTTTCGAGGTTTCTGATAACGGCCCGGGCCTGCCCCAGGGATGGGAAAATTATGTGTTTACCGAGGTCTTATCCACGAAGGAGCGCTATGGTACCGGTCTGGGACTGTTGGTCACCAAGAAAATCGTAGATGAACTCGGCGGGCAGATAACCGTTTCCTCTCATCCCGATGAAGGCACCACATTCCGTGTCTCCTTCCCTATGAAGCCGATTGTCCACTGTAGTCCCGCATCAAGCAAGCAAATGCTCACTCGATGA
- a CDS encoding response regulator, which produces MARKILIIDDEEDVRTYLNSLLTNNGYETEVATDGEEGFSKVSEFHPDVVILDIIMPNQSGVGFYRKLKKSEEHKNVPVIVLTGVTAYKDFFARDRGGLPKPEEFVEKPFSTEELLAKIVACLK; this is translated from the coding sequence ATGGCCAGGAAAATCTTGATCATAGATGATGAGGAAGATGTAAGGACATATTTGAATTCCCTGCTCACCAATAACGGTTACGAGACGGAGGTGGCGACAGATGGAGAGGAAGGGTTCAGTAAAGTCAGTGAATTCCACCCTGACGTAGTCATTCTGGACATTATCATGCCAAACCAGAGTGGTGTCGGATTCTATCGTAAACTGAAAAAGAGCGAAGAGCATAAGAATGTTCCGGTGATTGTTCTTACGGGGGTTACCGCATATAAGGATTTTTTCGCCCGGGATCGCGGTGGACTGCCTAAGCCAGAGGAATTTGTTGAGAAACCATTCTCCACCGAAGAATTACTGGCTAAGATTGTAGCTTGCCTGAAATAG